ATTTCCGTCTGTAAACGGATGGTCTTTAATCGTTAAATATAGCAGATGCGCAGCTTTTTCTTCAACACTTTTGTATAATTCCTTACCGTCAAATGTTTGATATAAGTTTTTTGTAATACTCTCTAATTTTTTCCCAACCTCTTGTCCGAAAAGTTCGCTTGCCTGTTTTTTGGATATAAGCTCTGCCTTAATACTGGAAATAATTTCAACGCAGTTTTCATATCTTAAAACAAATGATGGTTTTTTCCCTTTGATAAGAGTTAATTTATTAGTATCGTATTGTTCTAAAATAGAAATTGATTTTGCATATTCCGATAATAAATTCAAAATCTCTTGTGCCTTGCTTTGTAAAAGTTGATGTCCTGATTTTTCCTGAAGAAATTTAATAGTATTTTGCAATTCTTTAAGTTTTTCAGATTGTAAAAATAACCTTTTTTGATTAATGGTATATCCTTTTACAATATGCTCTTTTAAAACTTTGGTTGCCCATATACGAAATCGGGTTCCCTGTTGAGATTTAACTCTATATCCCACAGAAATAATTACATCCAAATTATAGAAATTTGTCTCGTAAGTTTTACCGTCGCTGGCAGTTATTCGGAATTTCCGAATAACTGAATCCTCAACCAGTTCTCTCTCCTTGAATATATTTTTTATATGTTCGTTGATTGTAGGAATACCTTTCTGGAATAATACCGACATCTGTTTCTGTGTAAGCCAAACAGTATCTTTCTCCAATTTCACTTCAAGTTGAATCTGGTTACTTTTTGTTTTATAAATAACGATGTTGCCCTTACCGGATTTATTTTCGCCGATTTTAGTTTCTGTTGTCTTCATAATTATTTTACTTAAATTTCAATTACACTGGCATTTAGGACCCCAAATCAAATAAACTTCATACTTTCTCTTTAAATCTTTTTTTAACTTTTTCAAATTAGCCGTTAATGTTTTGTCAATTGGTTCTTCCTTCCAATTCCATAACGCCACAATTGGTTGTCTTTTATGACAACGCTTAACTCTACGTGAACTTTTTTTAAGTTTAGAAGATAACTTTTCTATTTTTTTTGCAAAAGTACTAAAACCTGTATGATATTTTGGTTTCATTAATCTTATTTCAACCAATAAACGATCATTAATATTCATATCTATATAACATTTTTTCTTCCCTACGTTTATTGTATCTTCAGTCCATATTTTAATGGGTTGTATTCCATCATTAAGCAAAACATGATATAAATAGCAGGTTATATCATTTTCCTGTTGAGGTTTTATTTTGCCTTTAGAATAACATTGCTCAAGTTTTTCCCAAACTATTCTGAATTTCTTATTGTAAATTCCCATACTGTTTTGAATCTTTCTCTTTACTAAAAATTTTGGAATGATATTATTCTCAAAGTTTTATACCAGTTTCTTCTTCAATATCTCGTTGACCAGTTTCGGGTTGGCTTTGCCTTTGGATTTTTTCATAACCGCGCCAACAAGTGCGCCTATTGCCTGCTGTTTGCCTAACTTAAATTCAGCGACTGCTTTCTGGTTTTCTGAAATCGCTTCGTCAACCATTTTTTCTATTTCTTTTTCGTCTGATATTTGAACAAGTGCTTGTTCTTTAACTATTTCGGAGGCAGTTTTTTTATTTTTGAACATTTGTTCAAAAACGGTTTTTGCGATTTTACCTGATATAGTACCGTTCGCAATAAGTTTAACAAGTTCTGCGAGGTTTTCGGCAGAAACGGGTGAGGCAGAAATATCCTTATTTTCAGCATTGAGTTTGCCCAGCAGTTCTGTTGTTATCCAGTTGGATAATTGCTTTGCAATGGATTGGAGATTGGAGATTGGAGATTGGAGATTGGAAAGGCAATCCTCAAAATAGTCAGCAAGCGCCTTTTCAGAGATTAAAACACTTGCATCATACTCTGAAAGTCCAAACGATTCTACAAATCTCTTTTTACGCGTATTTGGTAGTTCAACAAGATTTTTTTTGACCTCATTTAAAAATTTGTCGTCAATTTCAACAGGTGCTAAATCAGGCTCTGGAAAATATCTGTAATCGTGTGCCTGTTCTTTTGAACGCATAGAAATTGTTGTGCCTGTTTCTTCATTCCAAAGCCGTGTCTCTTGGACAATTTTTTCGCCGTTATTTAATACTTTCTTTTGTCTTTCTACTTCATAATTTAACGCATCACGAACTGCCTTAAACGAGTTCATATTTTTTAGTTCTACTTTTACGCCGAGTTTTTTTTCGCTGACATGCCTCAACGAGATATTAGCATCGCACCGCAGCGACCCTTTTTCCATATCACAATCAGAAACACCGATATATCTTAAGATGGCTTTCAAATTGGTGAGATATTGATATGCTTCTTCAGGTGATGAAATATCCGGCTCGGATACGATTTCCAGAAGTGGGATTCCAGTTCTGTTATAATCAACAAGCGAATAGCCCAGTTCTGTAGAACCAATTGCGTGTAAAAGTTTTCCAGCATCTTCTTCAAGATGTATTCTTGTGATACCTATTTTTTTTGTTTTACTGCCAACATCTATTGTTAAAAAACCATTTTTACAAAGTGGCAGTTCGTATTGCGAGATTTGATAATTTTTCGGTAAATCTGGATAGAAATAATTTTTCCGTGCAAAAACAGAATATTTTGCGATTTCACAGTTAAGTGCGAACCCTGTAAGAACCGCAAACTCAACTGCTTTTTTGTTTAACACAGGCAGCACACCCGGCTGTCCTGTGCAGACCGGGCAGATGTTTGAATTCGGTTCGGCACCAAATTCAGTTGAACACCCACAGAACAGTTTTGAGTTTGTTTTTAAATGAACATGCACTTCTAATCCAATAACAGTTTCGTAATCCATAAAATATCAGTTTTATTATACAAAATTATTGTTATTAAATCAATTGACTTTTTACTGTAAGTTTTGTAAAATTTAATTATTCTTGATATAATGTTACCTGGAATTGATGGGTATACTTTACTCAGAAAACATGATAAAATTTAATAAGGCAAAAAAAATAATTATTGAGAATGTAAAACAACTATCTGCTGAAATCGTGCCGCTTAATGAGAACTGTCTCAATGCCGTTCTTGCCGAGAACATAATTTCACAAGAAAATATACCTAATTGCGACAATTCTGCGATGGATGGTTATGCGGTCAAATCTGCTGATACAAAAAAAGTACCCATCAACCTGAAAA
The DNA window shown above is from Elusimicrobiota bacterium and carries:
- a CDS encoding virulence protein RhuM/Fic/DOC family protein, producing the protein MKTTETKIGENKSGKGNIVIYKTKSNQIQLEVKLEKDTVWLTQKQMSVLFQKGIPTINEHIKNIFKERELVEDSVIRKFRITASDGKTYETNFYNLDVIISVGYRVKSQQGTRFRIWATKVLKEHIVKGYTINQKRLFLQSEKLKELQNTIKFLQEKSGHQLLQSKAQEILNLLSEYAKSISILEQYDTNKLTLIKGKKPSFVLRYENCVEIISSIKAELISKKQASELFGQEVGKKLESITKNLYQTFDGKELYKSVEEKAAHLLYLTIKDHPFTDGNKRIASFLFIYFLDKNNYCSLANFPFL
- the gatB gene encoding Asp-tRNA(Asn)/Glu-tRNA(Gln) amidotransferase subunit GatB, translated to MDYETVIGLEVHVHLKTNSKLFCGCSTEFGAEPNSNICPVCTGQPGVLPVLNKKAVEFAVLTGFALNCEIAKYSVFARKNYFYPDLPKNYQISQYELPLCKNGFLTIDVGSKTKKIGITRIHLEEDAGKLLHAIGSTELGYSLVDYNRTGIPLLEIVSEPDISSPEEAYQYLTNLKAILRYIGVSDCDMEKGSLRCDANISLRHVSEKKLGVKVELKNMNSFKAVRDALNYEVERQKKVLNNGEKIVQETRLWNEETGTTISMRSKEQAHDYRYFPEPDLAPVEIDDKFLNEVKKNLVELPNTRKKRFVESFGLSEYDASVLISEKALADYFEDCLSNLQSPISNLQSIAKQLSNWITTELLGKLNAENKDISASPVSAENLAELVKLIANGTISGKIAKTVFEQMFKNKKTASEIVKEQALVQISDEKEIEKMVDEAISENQKAVAEFKLGKQQAIGALVGAVMKKSKGKANPKLVNEILKKKLV